From a single Micromonospora sp. WMMD1102 genomic region:
- a CDS encoding condensation domain-containing protein: MTPTFPLSFAQLGLLRVDGLRTGSDGLPTGRGHVLGRCYDVDGDLRLAALRHALAAVVRRHGALRTVFRPAPDGPVQRVEPAGPVPLRIVDHSDRPAPLAGALAEAQRAVLAPFDLVGGTPVRFLVLRLAPRRHLFAVAVHPLVGDGRSIEIILRDLGLGYLRALADGPTRLPEPAIGYHDWVIWQRHQLCGIRRADLRAWWRSALADVPRILDLADPRPHPADMGDAADPVRTGPRGRGGRLGVPLPPATRYAVHALARRERATPSAVLLAGYAALLARYAGVPRLLVGIPVANREYSRTAEVVGRFVDTLPVPVDLTGTPTFAELVRRTRRATVGVLEHQDLPFEQLVADLAPARDGDRPPLVQVCFSHRAADAPAGTLTLPSCTVTEIPLDIGGGAFELTLSVDESTADGAVSAEYDADRFTASFVGELLRAYPVLLDAATGAPGTAVAELPPLPR; encoded by the coding sequence ATGACACCGACCTTCCCGCTCTCCTTCGCCCAGCTGGGGCTGTTGCGCGTCGACGGGCTCCGGACCGGCTCCGACGGGCTCCCGACCGGGCGCGGCCACGTGCTCGGCAGGTGCTACGACGTCGACGGCGACCTGCGGCTCGCCGCGCTGCGACACGCGCTGGCCGCGGTGGTACGCCGGCACGGGGCGCTGCGGACCGTCTTCCGGCCGGCCCCGGACGGGCCGGTGCAGCGGGTCGAACCCGCCGGCCCGGTACCGCTGCGGATCGTCGACCACAGCGACCGGCCGGCCCCGCTCGCCGGGGCGCTGGCCGAGGCGCAGCGGGCGGTGCTGGCCCCCTTCGACCTGGTCGGCGGGACACCGGTCCGCTTCCTGGTGCTGCGACTCGCGCCCCGCCGCCACCTCTTCGCCGTCGCGGTCCATCCGCTCGTCGGGGACGGCCGGTCGATCGAGATCATCCTGCGGGACCTCGGGCTCGGCTACCTCCGCGCGCTGGCGGACGGCCCGACCAGGCTGCCGGAACCGGCGATCGGATACCACGACTGGGTGATCTGGCAGCGCCACCAGCTCTGCGGCATCCGTCGGGCCGACCTGCGCGCCTGGTGGCGGTCGGCGCTCGCCGACGTACCCCGGATCCTCGACCTGGCCGACCCGCGACCGCACCCGGCGGACATGGGTGACGCTGCGGACCCGGTCCGGACCGGGCCGCGCGGCCGTGGCGGCCGGCTCGGCGTGCCACTCCCACCGGCGACCCGGTACGCGGTGCACGCCCTCGCCCGCCGGGAGCGCGCCACACCGTCGGCCGTACTGCTCGCCGGCTACGCCGCACTGCTCGCCCGGTACGCGGGAGTGCCGCGGCTGCTGGTCGGCATCCCGGTGGCGAACCGGGAGTACTCGAGGACCGCCGAGGTCGTCGGGCGCTTCGTCGACACCCTGCCGGTACCGGTCGACCTGACCGGGACACCCACCTTCGCCGAACTGGTCCGCCGGACCCGACGGGCCACGGTCGGGGTGCTCGAACACCAGGACCTCCCGTTCGAGCAGCTCGTCGCCGACCTCGCCCCGGCCCGGGACGGTGACCGGCCGCCGCTGGTGCAGGTGTGTTTCAGCCACCGGGCCGCGGACGCGCCGGCCGGGACACTCACTCTGCCGTCCTGCACGGTGACCGAGATCCCGCTCGACATCGGTGGCGGCGCGTTCGAGCTGACGCTGTCGGTCGACGAGTCCACCGCGGACGGCGCGGTGTCGGCCGAGTACGACGCCGACCGGTTCACCGCGTCGTTCGTCGGGGAGCTGCTGCGGGCGTACCCGGTGCTGCTCGACGCCGCCACCGGTGCGCCCGGCACGGCCGTGGCCGAGCTGCCGCCGCTGCCGCGCTGA
- a CDS encoding immune inhibitor A domain-containing protein, protein MPVLLVAAAGVAVGGAGPASADRAARFTPTERDYYINYVDPKVERPTDGTEVVVRDGKRKIKRAKPDPVSAYGRKFVEGNPVAARGLAKTEAEAIRTGRNPRHIRYKQADETQVAKLLTILVEFNPDADDDFTGVMVPRATFDDATTPQNERECVPGSVQNGPLHNNIPNPAKASHPDNNSMWVPDFSTEFYNKMLYTKEGITERVRTDLRGPDGRRGIDLRGYTMRNMYLEMSKGAYTVDGQATPWVTVPHSEAWYGADTCTQVDGTWEAGASQDMNGHPDNPAGPSALGVDAVNVLAAQNPDFPWADYDIEDTADADGDGNFNEPDGVVDHLVLVHAGEDKSGGGGAEGPYAIWAHSSAIVPGYTIPGTDKMISNYIVQPEDSGVGVFAHEYGHDLGLPDLYDIGSGGDSDVDFWDLMSSGSHTGPIFQGIPTHMGLWDKFVLGWADPVILNPGDDPARVKVGQTSRTPVGTEDGVRVNLPAKQISLSTPHSGEGQWWTNNDQSWADVRLTRSLAVPAGGDVRFWLWNNYSIEEDWDFGFVEVSTDGGGTWTEQKVFDAEGNLVSTDDGYPDPNGRMHDYGDKKYGLTGSTGGQWRHDYVSLTPYAGQTVQLRLRYATDAAFEDTGWFTDDLSVTADGATTWSDDVESGADGWTATVGSFTTTTGTGWSISPGEFSYAHYYLAEWRNHDGFDEGLKYAYQTNYNRDGAWKVDRVPYNAPGMLVWYRDTSYGNLNLVLNNVYDPPSIGAKGGLLIVDSHFDPYRRTGTAAAKDPSLLDNLPSRPQSSNAAFGFGRTYPFTECYEAPNEPFSAYCTKFKAQPGVKSFTDSKGWYPGIEYRPDLDAESPLFFRDADASVVVPSKDNAPYSVRIVDRNGKPARSQYGIDLGGGVQTGTGNPGEVGLNFGVRFDLLQPGHHNQWAVVKVVPPAAP, encoded by the coding sequence GTGCCCGTGCTGCTGGTCGCGGCGGCCGGGGTGGCGGTCGGCGGCGCCGGGCCGGCGAGTGCCGACCGGGCCGCCCGGTTCACGCCGACCGAGCGGGACTACTACATCAACTACGTCGACCCGAAGGTCGAGCGGCCCACCGACGGGACCGAGGTGGTGGTCCGGGACGGTAAGCGCAAGATCAAGCGGGCCAAGCCCGACCCGGTGAGCGCGTACGGCCGGAAGTTCGTCGAGGGCAACCCGGTAGCGGCCCGGGGGCTGGCCAAGACCGAGGCAGAGGCGATCCGGACCGGCAGGAACCCCCGGCACATCCGCTACAAGCAGGCCGACGAGACGCAGGTCGCGAAGCTGCTGACCATCCTGGTCGAGTTCAACCCGGACGCGGACGACGACTTCACCGGCGTGATGGTGCCGAGGGCGACGTTCGACGACGCGACCACCCCGCAGAACGAGCGGGAGTGCGTGCCCGGCAGCGTGCAGAACGGGCCGCTGCACAACAACATCCCGAACCCGGCGAAGGCGTCGCACCCGGACAACAACTCGATGTGGGTGCCGGACTTCTCCACCGAGTTCTACAACAAGATGCTCTACACCAAGGAGGGCATCACCGAACGGGTCCGCACCGACCTGCGCGGCCCCGACGGGCGGCGCGGCATCGACCTGCGCGGCTACACGATGCGCAACATGTACCTGGAGATGTCCAAGGGCGCCTACACGGTGGACGGCCAGGCGACCCCCTGGGTGACCGTGCCGCACTCCGAGGCGTGGTACGGCGCCGACACCTGCACCCAGGTCGACGGCACCTGGGAGGCCGGGGCCAGCCAGGACATGAACGGGCACCCGGACAACCCGGCCGGGCCGAGCGCGCTCGGGGTCGACGCGGTGAACGTGCTGGCCGCGCAGAACCCGGACTTCCCGTGGGCCGACTACGACATCGAGGACACCGCGGACGCCGACGGCGACGGCAACTTCAACGAGCCGGACGGCGTCGTCGACCACCTGGTACTCGTGCACGCCGGTGAGGACAAGTCCGGCGGCGGCGGCGCCGAGGGCCCGTACGCGATCTGGGCGCACTCGTCGGCGATCGTGCCCGGCTACACCATCCCGGGCACCGACAAGATGATCAGCAACTACATCGTCCAGCCGGAGGACTCCGGCGTCGGCGTCTTCGCCCACGAGTACGGCCACGACCTCGGCCTGCCGGACCTCTACGACATCGGCTCCGGCGGCGACTCGGACGTCGACTTCTGGGACCTGATGTCGTCCGGCTCGCACACCGGCCCGATCTTCCAGGGCATCCCCACCCACATGGGCCTCTGGGACAAGTTCGTGCTCGGCTGGGCCGACCCGGTGATCCTGAACCCCGGCGACGACCCGGCCCGGGTCAAGGTCGGGCAGACCTCGCGGACCCCGGTCGGCACCGAGGACGGCGTCCGGGTGAACCTGCCGGCAAAGCAGATCAGCCTCTCCACCCCGCACAGCGGCGAGGGCCAGTGGTGGACGAACAACGACCAGTCCTGGGCCGACGTCCGGCTGACCCGCAGCCTGGCGGTGCCGGCCGGCGGCGACGTGCGGTTCTGGCTCTGGAACAACTACTCCATCGAGGAGGACTGGGACTTCGGCTTCGTCGAGGTCTCCACGGACGGCGGCGGCACCTGGACCGAGCAGAAGGTCTTCGACGCCGAGGGCAACCTCGTCTCCACCGACGACGGCTACCCGGACCCGAACGGCCGGATGCACGACTACGGCGACAAGAAGTACGGCCTGACCGGCAGCACCGGCGGGCAGTGGCGGCACGACTACGTCAGCCTGACGCCGTACGCCGGGCAGACCGTCCAGCTCCGGCTGCGGTACGCCACCGACGCCGCGTTCGAGGACACCGGCTGGTTCACCGACGACCTCTCGGTGACCGCGGACGGTGCCACCACCTGGTCCGACGACGTGGAGAGCGGCGCCGACGGCTGGACCGCCACGGTGGGCAGCTTCACCACCACCACGGGTACGGGCTGGAGCATCTCGCCCGGCGAGTTCTCCTACGCGCACTACTACCTCGCCGAGTGGCGTAACCACGACGGCTTCGACGAGGGTCTGAAGTACGCCTACCAGACGAACTACAACCGGGACGGTGCCTGGAAGGTGGACCGGGTGCCGTACAACGCCCCGGGCATGCTCGTCTGGTACCGGGACACCAGCTACGGCAACCTCAACCTGGTCCTGAACAACGTCTACGACCCGCCGAGCATCGGGGCCAAGGGCGGTCTGCTGATCGTGGACTCGCACTTCGACCCGTACCGCCGGACGGGTACGGCGGCGGCCAAGGACCCGTCGCTGCTGGACAACCTGCCGTCCCGGCCACAGTCGTCGAACGCGGCGTTCGGCTTCGGCAGGACGTACCCGTTCACCGAGTGTTACGAGGCGCCGAACGAGCCGTTCAGCGCGTACTGCACCAAGTTCAAGGCGCAGCCCGGGGTCAAGTCGTTCACCGACAGCAAGGGCTGGTACCCGGGCATCGAGTACCGGCCGGACCTCGACGCCGAGAGCCCGCTCTTCTTCCGGGACGCCGACGCCTCGGTCGTGGTGCCCTCGAAGGACAACGCGCCGTACTCGGTGCGGATCGTGGACCGCAACGGCAAGCCGGCGCGCAGCCAGTACGGCATCGACCTGGGCGGCGGGGTGCAGACCGGCACCGGCAACCCGGGCGAGGTCGGGCTGAACTTCGGCGTCCGGTTCGACCTGCTCCAGCCCGGCCACCACAACCAGTGGGCGGTCGTGAAGGTCGTTCCGCCCGCCGCACCGTAA
- a CDS encoding dihydroxy-acid dehydratase — protein sequence MPALRSDQWYAGSDRNAYLHRAWMRRGLPDSAFEGRPQIAIANTASDLTPCNRHLDEVAASVANGVWEAGGVPLNLPVVSLGETQVRPTAMLWRNMAAMAIEEMIRANPVDGVVLLGGCDKTIPALLMGAASVDLPAVVVPGGPMLTGTFRGVPLGCGTDVWRLSEEVRAGTLSPAGFLDSESSMIRSRGHCNTMGTASTMGLLAEVLGMTLPGTAGLPASDSRLLARSHATGKLVVEMVAAQRRPSEVLTEASFRNAVVALAALGGSTNAVVHLLAIAGRVGVPITLDDVDRLGSGVPLLVDLQPAGRFLMEDFHRAGGLPAVLNQVADLLDAAAPTVTGRPIGDYLAGHEIGDPEVIRPRSAPLMPEAGIAVLRGSLAPAGAIIKPAAASAHLLRHRGRALVFDSVEELHARLDDPDLDVDADSVLVLRGCGPKGYPGMPEVANLPLPEKLLRQGVRDMVRICDGRMSGTAYGTVVLHVAPEAAAGGPLGRVRTGDPIVLDVPARRLDVDIPAEELAARPPAPAMVAALAQPARGWERLYVDTVLGADTGADLDFLVGGSGDQVARESH from the coding sequence ATGCCTGCACTCCGGAGCGACCAGTGGTACGCCGGCTCGGACCGCAACGCCTACCTGCACCGTGCCTGGATGCGGCGCGGCCTGCCGGACTCGGCGTTCGAGGGACGGCCGCAGATCGCCATCGCCAACACCGCGTCCGACCTCACCCCCTGCAACCGGCACCTGGACGAAGTGGCGGCGAGCGTCGCCAACGGCGTCTGGGAGGCCGGTGGCGTGCCACTCAACCTGCCGGTGGTCTCGCTCGGCGAGACGCAGGTCAGACCGACCGCGATGCTCTGGCGCAACATGGCCGCGATGGCGATCGAGGAGATGATCCGGGCCAACCCGGTCGACGGGGTGGTGCTGCTCGGCGGTTGCGACAAGACCATCCCGGCACTGCTGATGGGTGCCGCCTCGGTCGACCTGCCGGCGGTTGTGGTGCCGGGCGGCCCGATGCTCACCGGCACCTTCCGGGGCGTGCCGCTGGGCTGCGGCACCGACGTGTGGCGGCTCTCCGAGGAGGTACGCGCCGGCACCCTCTCGCCGGCCGGCTTCCTCGACTCCGAGTCCTCGATGATCCGCAGCCGGGGCCACTGCAACACCATGGGCACCGCCTCCACGATGGGCCTGCTCGCCGAGGTGCTCGGGATGACCCTGCCCGGCACGGCCGGACTGCCCGCCTCCGACAGCCGGCTGCTGGCCCGCTCGCACGCCACCGGCAAGCTGGTCGTCGAGATGGTCGCGGCGCAGCGCAGGCCCAGCGAGGTGCTGACCGAGGCGTCGTTCCGGAACGCGGTCGTCGCGCTGGCCGCGCTGGGCGGTTCGACGAACGCGGTCGTGCACCTGCTGGCCATCGCCGGCCGGGTCGGGGTGCCGATCACCCTGGACGACGTCGACCGGCTCGGCAGCGGCGTACCGCTGCTCGTCGACCTGCAACCGGCCGGCCGGTTCCTGATGGAGGACTTCCACCGGGCCGGTGGCCTGCCGGCGGTGCTGAACCAGGTCGCCGACCTGCTGGACGCGGCGGCACCGACGGTGACCGGCCGGCCGATCGGCGACTACCTGGCCGGGCACGAGATCGGTGACCCGGAGGTGATCCGACCCCGCAGCGCGCCGCTGATGCCGGAGGCGGGCATCGCGGTGCTGCGCGGCAGCCTCGCCCCGGCCGGCGCGATCATCAAGCCCGCCGCCGCGTCGGCGCACCTGCTCCGGCACCGGGGCCGGGCGCTGGTCTTCGACTCGGTCGAGGAGCTGCACGCCCGGCTCGACGACCCGGATCTCGACGTCGACGCCGACTCGGTGCTGGTGCTGCGCGGCTGCGGGCCGAAGGGTTATCCGGGGATGCCGGAGGTGGCCAACCTGCCGCTGCCGGAGAAGCTGCTCCGCCAGGGCGTTCGCGACATGGTGCGGATCTGCGACGGCCGGATGAGCGGCACGGCGTACGGGACGGTGGTGCTGCACGTCGCGCCGGAGGCCGCCGCGGGTGGGCCGCTGGGCCGGGTACGCACCGGGGACCCGATCGTGCTCGACGTGCCGGCGCGGCGGCTGGACGTGGACATCCCGGCCGAAGAGCTGGCGGCCCGGCCGCCCGCCCCGGCGATGGTGGCCGCGCTGGCCCAGCCGGCCCGGGGCTGGGAACGGCTCTACGTGGACACCGTGCTCGGCGCCGACACCGGAGCCGACCTGGACTTCCTGGTCGGCGGCAGCGGCGACCAGGTGGCCCGCGAATCGCACTGA
- a CDS encoding alcohol dehydrogenase catalytic domain-containing protein has protein sequence MRALVLTGPGTAEVREVESPVAGPGEVVVDVLRAGVCGTDAEFFSGHMAYLHSGDARYPLRIGHEWCGVVSAVGPGVPENWLGRRVTGDTMLGCGRCPRCRGGRQHLCADRYEIGIRGGWPGALAERLPVPVRALHPLPDQVDATLGALVEPGGNALRVVEAARVGPGRRLLVLGPGTIGLLVAQIAAARGAEVHLLGRDDASLDFARRLGFGYAWTARTLPEEAALTFDAVADAANDEHLPAYAVRRVEPGGRVVYVGLAERPSLLDTRELVLRDLTAVGVLSASGGLAGTVALYASGAVDPRPLVAATVGLDGVAAVLRGDRDPGWGAAPKIHVDPRR, from the coding sequence GTGCGTGCCCTCGTGCTGACCGGTCCGGGCACCGCCGAGGTGCGCGAGGTCGAGTCGCCGGTCGCCGGGCCGGGCGAGGTGGTCGTGGACGTGCTGCGGGCGGGTGTCTGCGGCACCGACGCGGAGTTCTTCTCCGGACACATGGCGTACCTGCACAGCGGCGACGCCCGCTATCCGCTGCGGATCGGGCACGAGTGGTGCGGGGTCGTCTCGGCGGTCGGTCCCGGGGTGCCGGAGAACTGGCTGGGCCGGCGGGTCACCGGTGACACGATGCTCGGCTGCGGCCGGTGCCCCCGTTGCCGGGGCGGCCGGCAGCACCTCTGCGCGGACCGCTACGAGATCGGCATCCGGGGCGGCTGGCCGGGTGCGCTCGCCGAGCGGCTTCCGGTGCCGGTCCGCGCCCTGCACCCGCTGCCCGACCAGGTCGACGCCACGCTCGGCGCGCTCGTGGAGCCGGGCGGCAACGCGCTGCGGGTGGTCGAGGCGGCCCGGGTCGGTCCCGGCCGGCGGCTGCTGGTGCTCGGTCCGGGCACCATCGGGCTGCTGGTGGCGCAGATCGCGGCGGCCCGGGGCGCCGAGGTGCACCTGCTGGGCCGGGACGACGCCTCGCTCGACTTCGCCCGCCGGCTCGGCTTCGGGTACGCCTGGACGGCGCGGACCCTGCCGGAGGAGGCCGCGCTGACCTTCGACGCGGTCGCCGACGCCGCCAACGACGAGCACCTGCCGGCGTACGCGGTGCGGCGGGTGGAGCCCGGCGGCCGGGTCGTCTACGTCGGACTCGCCGAGCGGCCCAGCCTGCTCGACACCCGGGAACTGGTGCTCAGGGACCTCACCGCGGTCGGCGTGCTCAGCGCCTCCGGCGGGCTCGCCGGCACCGTCGCGCTGTACGCCTCGGGCGCCGTCGACCCGCGTCCGCTGGTGGCGGCGACGGTGGGGCTGGACGGGGTGGCGGCGGTACTGCGCGGCGATCGCGATCCCGGCTGGGGTGCCGCCCCGAAGATCCACGTCGACCCGCGACGGTGA